A single Opitutaceae bacterium DNA region contains:
- a CDS encoding helix-turn-helix domain-containing protein encodes MNTFPLELVTIDEAAKRLSLSKRTILREISAGRFPRPVKIGRSSRVPLADLARYIEKLQASRT; translated from the coding sequence ATGAATACATTCCCTCTCGAACTTGTTACAATTGACGAGGCGGCAAAGCGTCTCTCCCTCTCAAAGCGGACCATACTTCGGGAGATTTCCGCAGGGCGTTTCCCTCGTCCGGTGAAGATTGGTCGGTCGAGTCGCGTTCCTCTTGCGGACTTGGCGCGGTACATCGAGAAACTGCAGGCATCTCGGACTTAG
- a CDS encoding TonB C-terminal domain-containing protein, with protein sequence MNAHSPSAYTLSLVIHGAFVALLFVGAFVIREGRLLEKKPVIFEMVAGEGDNFDALEAPALGTPGGAKVELPPIPEVKPAPDPVKAQPAEPEASPVTAAPIEAVKPKPQPKPKKEVSMAEKVEKIAARREKKIVDKFRKDQERLAKQQALEAKRVSKEEFDKANRKTGVAGGKGPRVDAEGIAKGVVGGSTRNKTGGAGGKAMTREEADRLSEFYSILIAKIRRELEREGVSPLYTATVEFQIVSNGAFGVPRIVKSSGDSEFDAAVLRAIKTVGSVGRPHPFGRSEVERFEITSRDGD encoded by the coding sequence ATGAATGCCCATTCACCCAGCGCGTACACTTTGAGCCTCGTGATTCACGGGGCCTTTGTTGCACTGCTGTTCGTGGGTGCGTTTGTGATCCGCGAAGGACGCCTGCTTGAAAAGAAACCGGTGATCTTCGAGATGGTCGCCGGAGAGGGCGACAACTTCGATGCGCTGGAGGCACCGGCACTTGGAACACCCGGTGGCGCCAAGGTTGAGCTTCCTCCAATTCCGGAGGTCAAGCCCGCCCCGGACCCGGTGAAAGCCCAGCCAGCTGAACCCGAAGCCAGTCCCGTCACAGCCGCACCCATCGAGGCGGTGAAACCCAAACCTCAGCCCAAACCCAAGAAAGAGGTCTCAATGGCTGAAAAGGTGGAGAAGATCGCCGCCCGCCGGGAGAAGAAGATCGTCGACAAGTTCCGGAAGGACCAGGAGCGACTTGCAAAACAGCAAGCGCTCGAAGCGAAGCGGGTGTCCAAGGAGGAGTTCGACAAAGCCAACCGCAAAACCGGCGTGGCGGGCGGGAAGGGCCCCCGTGTCGACGCGGAAGGAATCGCGAAGGGCGTGGTGGGTGGCTCGACGCGAAACAAGACCGGCGGCGCGGGAGGAAAGGCGATGACCCGCGAGGAAGCCGACCGGCTGTCAGAGTTCTATTCAATCTTGATCGCCAAGATCCGTCGCGAGCTCGAACGGGAAGGGGTCAGTCCGCTCTACACCGCGACTGTCGAGTTCCAAATCGTGTCCAACGGTGCCTTTGGCGTGCCGCGCATTGTAAAATCGTCTGGAGATTCTGAATTCGATGCGGCCGTGCTCCGTGCAATCAAGACGGTCGGTTCTGTGGGGAGGCCACATCCGTTTGGCAGGTCTGAAGTAGAGCGCTTCGAAATCACTTCCCGCGATGGGGATTGA